A window from Acidobacteriota bacterium encodes these proteins:
- a CDS encoding fumarylacetoacetate hydrolase family protein, which translates to MKLLRYGPRGQEKPGMLDAHGRIRDLSHEVPDIAGEVLTPASLKRLEAIDSESLPLVSGSPRIGPCVGAVGKFIGVGLNYADHAKESGAAVPREPILFTKAVSCINGPYDDVVLPRGSEKTDWEVELGIVIGSHTKYVSEDEAIAHVAGFCVVNDVSERAFQLEGTGQWLKGKSADTFGPIGPWLVTTDEVGNWNDLALWLEVNGERVQHGSTKTMIFGVPTIVSFISRFMSLQPGDVIATGTPPGVGMGQKPQRFLRAGDVMRLGVAGLGEQQQRVVS; encoded by the coding sequence ATGAAGCTGTTGCGGTATGGTCCCCGTGGACAAGAGAAGCCGGGAATGCTCGATGCGCACGGGCGTATCCGGGATCTGTCGCACGAGGTCCCTGACATCGCCGGGGAAGTGCTGACACCGGCGTCGCTGAAACGTCTCGAGGCCATTGATTCCGAATCGCTGCCGCTCGTGTCGGGCTCGCCGAGGATCGGCCCGTGCGTGGGCGCCGTCGGCAAGTTCATCGGCGTCGGGCTGAACTACGCCGATCACGCGAAGGAGTCTGGCGCCGCGGTGCCGCGGGAACCGATCCTGTTCACGAAGGCCGTCTCGTGCATCAACGGCCCATACGACGACGTGGTGTTGCCTCGTGGATCCGAGAAGACGGATTGGGAAGTCGAGCTCGGCATCGTGATCGGGTCGCACACCAAGTACGTCTCGGAGGACGAGGCGATCGCGCACGTCGCCGGGTTCTGCGTCGTCAACGACGTGTCCGAGCGGGCGTTTCAGCTCGAAGGGACGGGACAGTGGCTGAAGGGGAAGAGCGCCGACACGTTCGGACCGATCGGCCCGTGGCTCGTGACCACCGACGAGGTCGGAAACTGGAATGACCTCGCTCTGTGGCTCGAGGTGAACGGCGAGCGTGTTCAGCATGGCTCGACGAAGACGATGATCTTCGGCGTCCCCACGATCGTCAGCTTCATCAGCCGGTTCATGAGCCTGCAACCGGGTGACGTCATCGCGACCGGCACGCCGCCGGGCGTCGGGATGGGACAGAAGCCGCAGCGTTTCCTCCGTGCCGGAGACGTGATGCGGCTCGGCGTCGCCGGCCTCGGAGAGCAGCAGCAGCGCGTCGTCAGTTGA
- a CDS encoding MFS transporter: protein MTELATERHARAASPALPSSRPSRARHVTVAFCVVLALITYIDRVAISQAAPFISQDLGLSRVELGWALAIFGYAYAAFEIPGGWLADRIGPRKVLMRIVLWWSTFTAATGWAAGATSLILVRGLFGAGEAGAFPSITRTLTGWLPKGERERAQAFVWLATRLSAALTPTLVLWLIVTVSWRRAFEIFGVLGVVWAVVFYRWFRDDPSEHPSVNRAELALLPSASERRVAHRGVPWRQLFSHRAVWLLSIQYMCVAYGWWFYVNWLPTYLREARGTSFQLGAVLAGLPLLFGGIGCLVSAAVLPRLARRVGSVMLARRIVAIVGFVGASASIFTFTAIAEPVRAMFVLGLAGFFNDLIMPPAWAGTMDVGGRYAGTVSGAMNTMGSIAGAFSVTFVGYLLTWTGDNWTATFLVSASIYLAGAICWLFLDAETPIDGI, encoded by the coding sequence GTGACGGAGCTTGCGACCGAACGGCACGCACGAGCCGCATCGCCTGCGCTCCCGTCATCACGCCCGTCGCGGGCGCGCCACGTCACGGTGGCGTTCTGCGTGGTGCTCGCGCTCATCACGTACATCGACCGCGTGGCGATCTCGCAGGCGGCGCCGTTCATCTCTCAGGACCTCGGGCTGTCGCGCGTCGAGCTGGGCTGGGCGCTGGCGATCTTCGGCTACGCCTATGCGGCATTCGAGATCCCTGGAGGCTGGCTCGCGGATCGGATCGGCCCGCGCAAGGTCCTCATGAGGATCGTGCTCTGGTGGTCGACGTTCACGGCGGCCACCGGATGGGCCGCGGGCGCAACGTCGCTGATTCTGGTGCGCGGTCTCTTCGGCGCCGGCGAGGCCGGCGCCTTCCCCAGCATCACGCGCACCCTCACGGGGTGGCTGCCAAAGGGCGAACGCGAACGAGCACAGGCGTTCGTGTGGCTCGCGACCCGGCTGAGCGCGGCGCTGACGCCGACCCTCGTGCTCTGGCTGATCGTCACCGTGTCCTGGCGGCGAGCGTTCGAGATCTTCGGCGTGCTCGGCGTCGTCTGGGCCGTGGTGTTCTACCGGTGGTTCCGCGACGATCCGAGCGAGCATCCCTCGGTCAATCGCGCCGAGCTGGCGCTGTTGCCGTCTGCGTCGGAACGGCGCGTCGCCCACCGCGGTGTGCCATGGAGGCAGCTCTTCTCGCATCGCGCCGTCTGGCTGCTCTCGATTCAGTACATGTGCGTGGCGTACGGCTGGTGGTTCTACGTCAACTGGCTGCCGACGTATCTTCGCGAGGCGCGGGGCACGAGCTTTCAGCTCGGTGCCGTGCTCGCCGGCCTGCCCCTGCTCTTCGGCGGCATCGGCTGTCTCGTCTCGGCCGCCGTCCTGCCCCGGCTCGCGCGTCGCGTCGGCAGCGTCATGCTGGCCCGCCGCATCGTCGCCATCGTCGGGTTCGTGGGCGCATCTGCGTCGATCTTCACCTTCACCGCGATCGCCGAGCCGGTTCGAGCGATGTTCGTGTTGGGCCTCGCGGGCTTCTTCAACGACCTGATCATGCCGCCGGCGTGGGCGGGCACCATGGACGTGGGCGGCCGGTATGCCGGCACCGTCTCGGGCGCCATGAACACGATGGGCAGCATCGCTGGCGCGTTCTCGGTGACGTTCGTCGGGTATCTGCTCACCTGGACGGGCGACAACTGGACCGCCACGTTTCTGGTCTCGGCATCGATTTACCTCGCCGGGGCGATCTGCTGGCTCTTCCTGGATGCCGAGACTCCGATAGACGGAATCTGA
- a CDS encoding Gfo/Idh/MocA family oxidoreductase: MDTIRWGIIGCGRVCEVKSGPALQKANGSALVAVTRRDRAKAEDFAARHGVRTVHADAESLIADPDVDAVYVATPPSSHLSLALGAAARGKPCLVEKPMALTHADCVQMVEAFRAARVPLWVAYYRRALPRFRLVRQLLADNTIGQLTSVQIRLNRPLADDDTVGDWRLDPQVAGAGLFFDLGSHAIDLIDFLAGPVTSAAGLAVNTARLYPPEDVTGGVFQCEDRAIAVGLWNFNAAARADHLLLIGTGGEISTAVFDDVDVVVTTGAGTTTHAVRNPPHVHQPLVQCIVDELRGDGVAESTGESAARTSWAMEQCVAAYYGRRAR; the protein is encoded by the coding sequence ATGGACACGATCCGCTGGGGCATCATCGGGTGCGGCCGCGTATGTGAAGTGAAGAGCGGGCCGGCGCTGCAGAAGGCGAACGGGTCCGCGCTCGTGGCCGTCACGCGCCGAGACCGCGCGAAGGCCGAGGACTTCGCCGCCCGTCACGGCGTCCGGACCGTGCATGCCGACGCCGAGTCGCTCATCGCCGATCCCGACGTCGACGCCGTCTATGTCGCGACGCCCCCCTCGAGCCACTTGTCGCTCGCGCTCGGCGCGGCGGCGCGAGGCAAGCCCTGCCTGGTCGAGAAGCCGATGGCGCTCACCCACGCGGATTGCGTCCAGATGGTCGAGGCGTTTCGTGCGGCGCGCGTCCCGCTCTGGGTCGCCTATTACCGGCGCGCACTACCGCGTTTCAGGCTCGTGCGCCAATTGCTGGCCGACAACACCATCGGCCAGTTGACGTCGGTCCAGATCAGGCTGAACCGGCCGCTCGCCGACGACGACACGGTCGGCGACTGGCGGCTCGATCCGCAGGTGGCCGGCGCCGGGCTGTTCTTCGATCTTGGGTCGCACGCCATCGACTTGATCGACTTCCTCGCGGGCCCGGTGACCAGCGCGGCCGGCCTGGCCGTCAACACGGCTCGCCTCTATCCGCCCGAGGACGTAACCGGCGGCGTCTTCCAGTGCGAGGACCGCGCGATTGCGGTCGGACTCTGGAACTTCAACGCGGCGGCGCGTGCCGATCACTTGCTGCTCATCGGCACGGGCGGTGAGATCTCCACCGCCGTCTTCGACGACGTGGACGTCGTCGTCACGACTGGCGCGGGAACGACGACGCACGCGGTGCGGAATCCGCCGCACGTCCATCAGCCGCTCGTCCAGTGCATCGTCGACGAGCTGCGCGGCGACGGCGTCGCCGAGTCGACCGGCGAGAGCGCCGCGCGCACCTCGTGGGCGATGGAACAGTGCGTGGCCGCGTACTACGGACGGCGCGCGCGTTGA
- a CDS encoding PQQ-dependent sugar dehydrogenase, which yields MRPVLLMAGAISVLGSVLAIGAAAPDAGAPPPGAQVAAAAAQGGRGVPGASLYATYCAGCHGVDLAGGRAPSLFTEKWLAAVTDEQMLAALENGKPGTEMASFAQNLNEAERWQIVQYIRTQAGALAPKPAFMADPSGQLVRAGREQLKVEVVARDLETPWALAFLPDGRLLVTERPGRLRILSNGTLSAPVAGTPSVHVQQDGGLFDVEVHPLYRANGWIYLAYSEVRPGFVPPPPGAAPETPAPGRGGRGPVIPSMTVIVRGRISPELRWMDQEVIYRAPLELYTPSGSHFGCRMLFDQQGRLFFSLGERGVLADAQDLSKPTGKIHRVTDVGGIPADNPFVARAGALPSIWSYGHRNPEGLAWDPVSGLLWSSEHGPTGGDEINVIEPGRNYGWGVATKGTQPGITKSSEPGMEDPIAYYTPTIGPAGISFYTGATYPSWTNTSLFVAALAGQQLRRLEIKNRTVVSQEVIFNQFGRVRDVVQGPDGYFYIALQQPTGAGTGLPLSASTPGLVIRLVPQR from the coding sequence ATGAGACCCGTCCTGCTGATGGCGGGCGCGATATCGGTGTTGGGGAGTGTGCTCGCGATCGGAGCGGCTGCTCCCGATGCGGGAGCGCCACCACCGGGCGCGCAGGTGGCAGCCGCTGCCGCGCAGGGTGGGCGAGGCGTTCCAGGCGCGTCGCTCTACGCCACGTATTGCGCGGGCTGCCACGGCGTCGATCTCGCGGGAGGACGCGCTCCCAGTCTGTTCACCGAGAAATGGCTCGCCGCCGTCACAGACGAGCAGATGCTCGCCGCGCTCGAGAACGGGAAGCCGGGCACCGAGATGGCGTCGTTCGCGCAGAACTTGAACGAGGCCGAGCGCTGGCAGATCGTCCAGTACATCCGGACGCAAGCTGGTGCGCTCGCGCCGAAGCCGGCGTTCATGGCCGACCCGAGCGGGCAGCTCGTGAGGGCCGGCCGCGAGCAATTGAAAGTCGAGGTCGTCGCGCGCGATCTCGAAACGCCATGGGCGCTCGCGTTCCTGCCCGATGGCCGGCTGCTCGTCACGGAGCGCCCGGGCCGGTTGCGCATCCTCTCCAACGGCACCCTCTCGGCGCCGGTCGCCGGCACACCTTCGGTGCACGTACAGCAGGATGGCGGGTTGTTCGACGTCGAGGTTCACCCGCTCTACCGTGCGAACGGATGGATCTATCTGGCGTACTCGGAAGTCCGTCCCGGCTTCGTGCCGCCGCCACCAGGTGCAGCGCCAGAGACGCCGGCGCCGGGGCGGGGTGGTCGTGGTCCCGTGATTCCGTCGATGACGGTGATCGTGCGTGGCCGCATCTCGCCGGAGCTGCGCTGGATGGATCAGGAGGTCATCTATCGCGCGCCGCTCGAACTGTACACGCCGAGCGGGTCGCACTTCGGGTGCCGGATGCTGTTCGACCAGCAAGGCCGCCTGTTCTTCTCGCTCGGTGAGCGCGGCGTGCTCGCCGACGCCCAGGACTTGTCGAAGCCCACGGGAAAGATCCATCGCGTGACCGATGTCGGTGGCATTCCGGCGGACAACCCGTTTGTCGCTCGTGCTGGTGCGTTGCCGAGTATCTGGAGCTACGGGCACCGAAATCCGGAGGGTCTCGCGTGGGATCCGGTGTCGGGCTTGCTCTGGTCTTCCGAGCATGGGCCGACTGGCGGCGACGAGATCAACGTCATCGAGCCGGGACGCAACTACGGATGGGGCGTGGCGACGAAGGGCACTCAACCGGGAATCACGAAGAGCTCGGAGCCCGGCATGGAGGATCCGATCGCGTACTACACGCCGACGATCGGCCCCGCGGGTATCTCGTTCTACACCGGTGCCACCTATCCGTCCTGGACGAACACCAGCCTGTTCGTGGCCGCTCTCGCCGGCCAACAGCTTCGCCGGCTCGAGATTAAGAACCGAACGGTCGTCAGCCAGGAAGTGATCTTCAACCAGTTCGGCCGTGTTCGGGATGTCGTTCAGGGACCTGACGGGTATTTCTACATCGCGCTCCAACAGCCCACGGGTGCCGGCACGGGTCTCCCTCTGTCGGCTTCCACGCCTGGTCTCGTCATACGGCTCGTTCCTCAGCGATGA
- a CDS encoding HAD family phosphatase has translation MPEAVILDMDGLMLDTEAISRRVWREAAQDLGLVWTDEIAARLVGRPEAATRVLLEEHFNDGVAALLAHAQSRYRQALETEGVPKKAGLDDLLAWLRLHDVPRAVATSTARALAEYKLARAGIRGAFDVVVCGDEIACGKPAPDIFLHAAVRLGVEPGHCVVLEDSGPGIAAAAAAGMVPVLVPDSAEPAPETSALAAHVVGSLHEAARLLEQILRVPSLSRPAVN, from the coding sequence ATGCCCGAAGCAGTCATTCTGGACATGGACGGCCTCATGCTCGATACCGAGGCCATCTCGCGCCGGGTGTGGCGCGAGGCCGCGCAGGATCTCGGACTCGTCTGGACGGACGAGATTGCCGCCCGCCTCGTCGGACGGCCGGAAGCCGCCACGCGGGTTCTGCTCGAAGAGCACTTCAACGACGGCGTGGCTGCGCTCCTTGCCCACGCCCAGTCGCGATACCGGCAGGCGCTCGAGACCGAAGGCGTCCCGAAGAAGGCCGGTCTCGACGATCTTCTCGCCTGGCTTCGTCTGCACGACGTGCCGCGGGCGGTCGCGACATCCACCGCCAGGGCACTGGCCGAGTACAAGCTGGCCCGCGCCGGAATCCGTGGTGCCTTCGACGTGGTCGTCTGCGGCGACGAGATCGCCTGCGGCAAGCCGGCACCAGACATCTTCCTGCACGCTGCCGTGCGGCTCGGCGTGGAGCCCGGACACTGCGTCGTGCTGGAGGACTCCGGTCCGGGGATCGCGGCGGCTGCTGCGGCCGGAATGGTGCCCGTGCTGGTCCCGGACAGCGCGGAGCCGGCGCCCGAAACCAGCGCGCTCGCCGCACACGTCGTCGGATCCCTCCACGAAGCAGCCCGGCTCCTCGAACAGATCCTCCGGGTGCCGTCGTTGTCGCGGCCTGCGGTGAACTGA
- a CDS encoding SDR family oxidoreductase: MTTHRQVLDGFRLDGRLALVTGGARGLGTSMAMALAEAGADVALAGRDRARCDAAGRQIAAATGRRVSAFQVDVTRLEDVERLAKDLEDTVGHVDVLVNNAGINIRGPIQQLTEADWDAVIDTNLKGPFLCARAFGPGMVARGWGRIINMGSILGAVGMAGRTPYASSKAGIMNLTRTLALEWAGTGVTVNSLCPGPFGTELNRTLLDDPVKYQEFIAQIPMGRWGEPYELGGAIVFLASDASSFVTGSALFVDGGWTAR; this comes from the coding sequence ATGACCACACATCGCCAGGTGCTCGACGGTTTTCGGCTCGACGGAAGGCTCGCGCTCGTCACCGGTGGCGCTCGCGGCCTCGGGACGTCGATGGCCATGGCGCTCGCGGAGGCCGGCGCCGACGTTGCGCTCGCCGGCCGCGATCGCGCACGCTGCGACGCCGCCGGCCGTCAGATTGCCGCCGCGACGGGTCGGCGCGTCAGCGCGTTCCAGGTCGACGTGACGCGATTGGAGGACGTCGAGCGGCTTGCGAAAGATCTCGAGGACACCGTCGGGCACGTCGACGTGCTCGTGAACAACGCCGGCATCAACATCCGCGGGCCGATCCAGCAGTTGACCGAGGCGGACTGGGACGCCGTGATCGACACGAACTTGAAGGGGCCGTTTCTCTGCGCTCGCGCGTTCGGCCCCGGCATGGTGGCGCGCGGATGGGGGCGGATCATCAACATGGGATCCATCCTCGGCGCCGTCGGCATGGCGGGCCGGACGCCATACGCGTCGTCGAAGGCCGGCATCATGAACCTGACGCGCACGCTCGCGCTCGAATGGGCCGGCACGGGCGTCACCGTCAACTCGCTCTGTCCCGGCCCGTTCGGCACGGAGCTGAACCGCACGCTGCTCGACGATCCCGTGAAGTACCAGGAATTCATCGCGCAGATTCCGATGGGACGCTGGGGAGAACCCTACGAGCTCGGCGGCGCCATCGTGTTTCTCGCCTCCGACGCGTCGTCGTTCGTCACCGGCAGCGCGCTGTTCGTGGACGGAGGCTGGACGGCCAGATGA
- a CDS encoding ThuA domain-containing protein — MWSCSLRPAVAAEAAPAAVRSSDTGGAAMKVHLFCLTALAVAALTPMAAQQPPVPSGAAPAMEGRPIRVYIRGGLKTHGPGLHDYPQFLADWSNVLTARGAVVDGGLHFPTAQELASVDVIVMYKGDSGYMTADEKAVLESFIKRGGGLVSFHDTLCGDDPAFYSSVVGGAKKHGEVNFSAGKIKYTITDKAHPIMQGLSDFEIDDEAFFKMTWSESPKIHVLATAPMPSSGEVVPQVWTYERTMFGGQPSRAFVWMQGHAYANFADARVQPMILRGIAWAAKAPVDSLLTVRTPPARGGGAAGRGGRAGAPARGATP, encoded by the coding sequence ATGTGGAGCTGCAGCCTCCGGCCGGCCGTGGCGGCCGAGGCGGCGCCGGCCGCGGTGCGCAGCAGTGACACTGGAGGAGCCGCTATGAAGGTCCATCTGTTCTGCCTGACAGCACTCGCCGTTGCGGCGCTCACGCCAATGGCGGCGCAGCAGCCGCCTGTGCCGTCCGGCGCCGCGCCGGCGATGGAGGGAAGACCCATCCGCGTGTACATTCGCGGCGGTCTGAAGACGCACGGCCCTGGGCTCCACGACTACCCGCAGTTTCTCGCGGACTGGAGCAACGTGCTCACGGCTCGGGGCGCCGTCGTCGATGGCGGACTTCACTTTCCCACGGCGCAGGAGCTCGCGAGCGTCGACGTCATCGTGATGTACAAAGGTGATTCCGGCTACATGACGGCCGACGAGAAGGCGGTGCTCGAGTCGTTCATCAAGCGCGGCGGCGGGCTCGTCAGTTTTCACGACACGCTCTGCGGCGACGATCCCGCGTTCTACTCGTCCGTCGTGGGTGGCGCCAAGAAGCACGGCGAAGTGAACTTCTCGGCCGGCAAGATCAAGTACACGATTACGGACAAGGCGCACCCCATCATGCAGGGGCTGTCGGACTTCGAGATCGACGACGAGGCGTTCTTCAAGATGACATGGTCGGAGTCGCCGAAGATCCACGTGCTGGCGACCGCGCCGATGCCATCGTCCGGCGAAGTCGTGCCGCAGGTCTGGACGTACGAGCGCACGATGTTCGGCGGCCAGCCCTCCCGTGCGTTCGTCTGGATGCAGGGCCACGCCTACGCGAATTTCGCCGATGCTCGCGTGCAGCCGATGATCCTGCGCGGCATCGCCTGGGCGGCCAAGGCGCCCGTCGATTCGCTGCTGACCGTGCGCACGCCGCCGGCGCGCGGAGGCGGTGCCGCGGGGCGTGGCGGCCGGGCTGGTGCGCCGGCGCGTGGCGCCACGCCATAG
- a CDS encoding c-type cytochrome — translation MIESPIIIDFDADGRLWAIEMPAFLPDLSGRDSREPINRVVVLEDTDDDGRMDKRTVFADELVMPRALKVLERGVLVGEPPNLWLFTDVDGDLKADAKTLVTSTYGNASGNIEHNANSVLWAMDNVLYSSEHTFDLRYAGGKFEPVPALSRGQWLISQDDAGRVYRNVNDSPLYVDYTPSRYFLRNPNLVRTRGLFELLIEQSAAIVYPVRPTVGVNRGYRHPGPFFRADGSSIVIQGAGTPTIYRGDRYPKDLWGNAFITDSPTNLVHRLRIVDDGSGRLTAVNGYARGEFLASSDERFRPVSLASAPDGTMYVVDMYRGVVQAGGLWSEYLTDYIKAHDLLMPVAKGRIWRVVHGNDAGRRGPAPKLSRFTAGQLVQTLAHPNGWWRDTAQQLLVQRGDRSIALALERLVTTAPDWRTRLHALWTLAGLEAIRPELVGQALEDNSADVRAGAVKIAERWLRVPGHALSTAVLSRLDDRSWSVRRQLAASMGELPEEARIDPARLLLLRLGDDPVVVDAVLSGLHGLESRVLDQLTTDRARPVSSDAVAMLAAAITKSGVAADVQRLVAAVADEHQPLWRRRALLQGLDAALPAAGGGRGRSGSGLPGISAPGGRVTLAPGRGVSLPAEPASLTVLARGNGPLAGAAAAVVARLDWPGRPAPVVPATPLTVEQQKRYAAGAEIYRNVCAGCHNDDGRGRDRLGANLVGSPFVTAPDGTALSRIMLSGKEGSLGLMPPAGATMRDEDVAAVLTYVRRAWGHAASPINPLDVAEVRGLTRGRTKPWTDVELQPPAGRGGRGGAGRGAQQ, via the coding sequence TTGATCGAGTCTCCGATCATCATCGACTTCGACGCCGACGGCCGCCTCTGGGCGATCGAGATGCCGGCGTTCCTGCCCGACCTGTCCGGCCGCGACTCGCGTGAGCCGATCAACCGCGTCGTCGTGCTCGAGGACACCGATGACGACGGCCGGATGGACAAGCGGACGGTGTTTGCCGACGAGCTGGTGATGCCGCGCGCCCTGAAGGTGCTCGAGCGAGGCGTGCTCGTCGGCGAGCCGCCGAACCTGTGGCTGTTCACGGACGTCGACGGCGATCTGAAAGCCGACGCGAAGACGCTCGTCACCAGCACGTACGGCAACGCCAGCGGCAACATCGAGCACAACGCGAACAGCGTGCTCTGGGCGATGGACAACGTCCTCTACTCGTCCGAGCACACCTTCGACCTTCGCTACGCCGGCGGCAAGTTCGAGCCGGTGCCTGCGCTCAGCCGCGGCCAGTGGCTGATTTCGCAGGACGACGCCGGGCGCGTGTACCGCAACGTCAACGACTCGCCGCTGTACGTGGATTACACGCCGTCGCGCTATTTCCTGCGGAACCCGAATCTCGTCCGCACGCGAGGGTTGTTCGAGCTGCTGATCGAGCAGTCCGCCGCGATCGTCTATCCCGTACGTCCGACCGTCGGCGTCAATCGCGGCTATCGGCACCCGGGGCCGTTCTTCCGCGCCGACGGATCGTCGATCGTCATCCAGGGGGCCGGGACGCCGACCATCTATCGTGGCGACCGCTATCCGAAGGATCTCTGGGGCAACGCGTTCATCACCGATTCGCCGACCAATCTCGTGCATCGACTGCGCATCGTCGACGACGGCTCCGGACGGCTGACCGCCGTGAACGGCTACGCGCGCGGCGAGTTCCTCGCGTCGTCCGACGAGCGATTCCGTCCGGTGAGCCTGGCGTCGGCTCCCGACGGCACGATGTACGTCGTCGACATGTATCGCGGCGTCGTGCAGGCCGGCGGACTCTGGTCCGAGTATCTGACCGACTACATCAAGGCCCACGATCTCTTGATGCCCGTCGCAAAGGGCCGGATCTGGCGCGTGGTCCACGGGAACGACGCCGGCCGGCGCGGTCCTGCCCCCAAGCTCAGCCGGTTCACGGCGGGACAGCTCGTGCAGACGCTTGCACATCCGAACGGCTGGTGGCGCGATACCGCGCAGCAGTTGCTCGTCCAGCGCGGCGATCGCTCGATCGCGTTGGCGCTCGAGCGCCTCGTCACCACGGCGCCAGACTGGCGCACCCGCCTGCACGCGTTGTGGACTTTGGCGGGACTCGAGGCAATCCGTCCGGAGCTCGTCGGGCAAGCGTTGGAGGACAACTCCGCCGACGTGCGGGCCGGCGCGGTGAAGATCGCCGAGCGCTGGCTGCGAGTGCCGGGCCATGCACTGAGCACCGCGGTGCTGAGCCGTTTGGACGACCGCAGTTGGAGCGTGCGGCGTCAGCTCGCCGCCTCCATGGGTGAGCTTCCGGAGGAGGCGCGGATCGATCCTGCGCGCCTGCTGTTGCTTCGGCTCGGCGACGATCCGGTCGTCGTCGATGCCGTCCTCAGCGGCCTGCACGGGTTGGAATCGCGCGTCCTCGATCAGTTGACGACGGATCGTGCGCGGCCGGTGTCGTCTGATGCCGTCGCGATGCTGGCCGCGGCGATCACGAAGTCTGGCGTCGCGGCTGACGTGCAGCGGCTGGTCGCCGCAGTTGCGGACGAGCACCAACCTCTCTGGAGGCGGCGGGCGCTGCTCCAAGGGCTGGATGCCGCGCTTCCGGCCGCAGGCGGTGGCCGCGGACGAAGTGGCAGCGGACTGCCCGGTATCAGCGCGCCAGGCGGTCGCGTCACCCTCGCGCCAGGTCGGGGCGTGTCGCTGCCAGCCGAGCCGGCATCGTTGACCGTGCTTGCGCGCGGCAACGGGCCCTTGGCCGGTGCGGCCGCCGCCGTCGTCGCCAGACTCGACTGGCCTGGACGGCCGGCGCCGGTCGTGCCGGCGACGCCGCTCACAGTCGAACAGCAGAAGCGCTACGCTGCGGGTGCGGAGATCTACCGGAACGTTTGCGCCGGGTGCCACAACGACGATGGGCGCGGTCGAGACCGGCTCGGCGCGAATCTCGTCGGATCGCCGTTCGTGACGGCGCCCGACGGCACGGCGCTGTCTCGTATCATGCTGAGCGGCAAAGAGGGCAGCCTCGGTCTCATGCCGCCCGCCGGCGCGACCATGAGGGACGAGGACGTGGCCGCGGTGCTGACGTACGTGCGGCGAGCCTGGGGACACGCCGCGTCGCCGATCAACCCGCTCGACGTCGCCGAGGTACGCGGGCTCACGCGAGGACGCACGAAGCCGTGGACCGATGTGGAGCTGCAGCCTCCGGCCGGCCGTGGCGGCCGAGGCGGCGCCGGCCGCGGTGCGCAGCAGTGA
- a CDS encoding LysR family transcriptional regulator codes for MDLRQLEILRAVAETGSFTAAGHQLHLSQSAVSRQILLLEEELEEQLFLRVSGKIRITPAGSTLLALSRRVFDEIAEAKSTILESRKTLGGTLRLAGGMTVCLYVFPTLIKEFRRAHPGVEVKLTPGPTPRVVRALRTGAADLGLVTLPVDDQSLVAEPVIREELLVVTAPQHPLARKKIVAPEDLTRQPFVLFEAGSNSRRTIEEFFAKEQIAPKVVTETENVEIIKALVRIRMGISIVPYQAVAREVGAGQLHCARIAGHKLLRDTGWVYARSTRLPRAVQEMKRILEEVKPRLKLDPGE; via the coding sequence GTGGACTTGAGACAGCTCGAGATTCTGCGTGCCGTGGCGGAGACCGGGTCGTTCACGGCGGCCGGCCATCAGTTGCACCTGTCGCAGTCGGCCGTGAGCCGGCAGATCCTCCTGCTCGAGGAGGAGCTCGAGGAGCAGCTCTTCCTGCGGGTCAGCGGCAAGATCCGGATCACGCCGGCCGGCTCGACGCTGCTCGCGCTCAGCCGGCGGGTATTCGACGAGATCGCCGAAGCGAAGTCCACGATTCTCGAGAGCCGGAAGACGCTCGGCGGGACGCTGCGCCTGGCGGGCGGGATGACCGTCTGTCTCTACGTGTTTCCGACGCTCATCAAGGAGTTCCGTCGCGCGCATCCCGGCGTCGAGGTCAAGCTGACGCCAGGCCCGACGCCGCGCGTCGTCCGCGCGCTCAGAACCGGCGCGGCGGATCTGGGCCTCGTCACGCTGCCGGTCGACGACCAGAGTCTCGTCGCCGAACCCGTCATCCGGGAAGAACTGCTGGTCGTCACGGCGCCGCAGCACCCGCTGGCGCGCAAGAAGATCGTGGCGCCGGAGGATCTCACGCGCCAACCGTTCGTGCTGTTCGAAGCCGGTTCGAACAGCCGGCGCACGATCGAGGAGTTCTTCGCCAAGGAGCAGATCGCCCCCAAGGTCGTGACCGAGACCGAGAACGTCGAGATCATCAAGGCGCTCGTCCGCATCCGGATGGGGATCTCGATCGTGCCGTACCAGGCGGTGGCCCGGGAGGTCGGTGCCGGGCAGCTCCACTGCGCCCGGATTGCCGGGCACAAGCTGCTGCGAGACACGGGCTGGGTCTACGCGCGCTCTACCAGGTTGCCCCGCGCGGTTCAGGAGATGAAGCGGATCCTCGAGGAGGTCAAGCCTCGGTTGAAGCTGGATCCTGGGGAGTAG